CTCCTTGGTTAAGTCAAGCTCCAAGTACTGCTTGTGGTGGTGGGCTTCGGACTTGGAGTATTTGAGGGGACTGCCGCTGTAGCGGACATTTTCCCCCTTGACCCGCTGCGCCCCGTGCAAGTGACCCAGCGCCACATAGTCAAAGGCTTGAAAGACCCGGCTGGGTACATATTCAGTCGTTCCAATAGATAAGGGCCGTTCCGACTCCGATTCTTCCAGGTCCGCCCCAGCTTCTTCCAAGCTAGACGAAGTCACATAACCATGGTAGACAATCAGGTTGAGACGGTCAGGATCAAAAGCTTCCTGGTCAGTGATAGCTTGAACCTGTTTGGCTGCGGCCTTTTCCAAGCTGTCAATACTTGGATCCTGGTAGAGCTCACGGATGACCTGGTAGTCGGCATAGGGGAGGAGGTAGACCCGGGCCCCTGGTAAATCGACGTGTTGAGGAACTTTTTGCGGCAGGCCCGCCAGGTGGACATTTTGCCGCTCATAGGCCCTAGCCCCATAAGCAATCCGTTCGCCAGCATCGTGGTTACCAGCAATAATGGCCACGGGGCAAGCTAATTCCACCATCAATCGGTCGATCAGGTCATTAGCCAAGCGGACACTATCGCGGCTGGGAAGCGACCGATCGTAAAAGTCGCCCGCAATAATGACTAGGTCCGGCACAAGGGCCTTAAACTCGTCAATTAGCTGGTGGAGGACCACTTCCTGGTCAGCCAACATGGACCGGTCATTGACAATCTTTCCAATATGCCAGTCGGAAGTATGGATAATTTTCATAGGGTCAACTCCTTATAATAGTATTTAAATTGATAATTAGTCTTGAAGAGCATTCGTTCTGCTTTTGAAATTTGGTCCTTGAAAAGCCATGGCACCGGTTCAAGCAGCTATAGCTCTTGGAGCAAAGCGACTTAGAGATATAGTTCAAGGTTGCGTATGCAACGTTGCTACTCTTTTCTTCTCTCACCTAGTGAGACTCAAATGGCTCGTAAGGCGGCGCGCCAACGATCCAGCTACGCATACTGAATCCGTAACTCGCTTTGCTTCGAACGGCTTCAGCATAATTCGCTTCACTTGCTTGTTCATGGCTAAGGACCAATTTCAAAGCGCCACTACTGCTCACAGCTATTTAACAAAACACACTTCTACCATAACTATCCCTAAAAAAATAGGATAACCGCCTTTATAAAAACCAAGCTCCCCACTTGGAGAGCTTGTCTACTTGATAAAATGTGCTTATTTCTTCTTCAGTAATGGCTTGAGATATTGGCCGGTATAAGAATCCTTATTTTTAGCCACTTTTTCAGGGGTTCCGGTGGCGACAATGGTGCCGCCGCCGTCTCCGCCTTCTGGTCCCAAGTCGACAATATAGTCGGCGGTCTTAATCACATCTAAGTTGTGTTCGATGACTAAGACGGTATTGCCCTCGTCCACCAAACGTTGGAGAACGCCAATCAGTCGCTTGATGTCGTGGCTGTGGAGACCCGTCGTGGGCTCATCTAAGATATAGATGGTATTGCCACTAGCTACCCTTTGCAGTTCACTGGCCAGTTTCATCCGTTGGGCTTCCCCACCAGACAGGGAGGGCGCGGGTTGACCCAAGGCCACATAGCCTAGGCCCACGTCAGCGATGGCTTGGAGCTTGCGGTGGATTTTCGGGATGGATTGGAAGAATTCCAAGGCTTCGTCCACCCGCATGTCTAGAACTTCGGCAATATTCTTGCCCTTGTAGTGGACTTCCAGGGTCTCAGCATTGTAACGGGTCCCCTTGCAGACTTCACAAGGCACGTAAATATCCGGCAGGAAGTTCATCTCTACCTTGACAATCCCGTCCCCCTTGCAGGCTTCACAACGACCACCCTTGACGTTAAAGGAAAAGCGGCCCTTCTTATAGCCCCGCAATTTAGCCTCATTAGTTTGGGCAAAGAGGTCACGGATATCGTCAAAGACTGAAGTATAAGTAGCTGGGTTAGAACGTGGGGTCCGGCCGATCGGACTTTGGTCAATATCGATCACCTTGTCCAGGGATTCATAACCTTCAATAGCCTTGACCTTGCCAGGAACCACTTGGGCCCGGTTGAGATGGCGGAGTAAGTACTTCTTGACCACTTCATTAACCAGGCTGGACTTCCCGGAACCGGATACCCCAGTTATCAGGTTAAAACAGCCCAGCGGAAACTTGACGTCAACATCTTTTAGGTTGTTAGCCGCGGCGCCCTTAACTTCCAGCCAACCCTTGTCAGTCTTGCGCCGTTTTTTAGGCACTTCAATAGCTTGTTTACCGGATAAATATTGGCCAGTCAGGGAATCAGGGTCTTGGGCGACCTCTTCTGGAGTTCCCGCTGAAACCACTTCTCCCCCATGGGCTCCGGCGCCTGGCCCCATATCGATCAGGTAATCGGCCTGGCGCATGGTGTCCTCATCGTGTTCCACCACAATCAGGGTATTACCCAAGTCGCGCATCCGTTTCAAGGACCGGATCAAGCGGTCATTATCGCGTTGGTGGAGGCCAATGGAAGGTTCGTCCAGGACATACATGATCCCAGACAGGTTGGACCCAATTTGCGTGGCCAGCCGAATCCGTTGGGCCTCTCCACCCGATAGCGAGCCAGCATTACGGTCCAAGGTCAAATAATCCAGGCCCACTTCATCCAGGAAGCCTAACCGGGCATGGAGTTCTTCCATAATGGGACGGGCAATCTTTTCGTCTTGGTCTTCTAGATCCAGGTCCTTAAAGAATTCGATGACTTGGCCAATGGCTTTTTCTGTCACTTCGGCGATATCCAAGCCTTCCACCTTGACCGCCAAGGCCCGTTCATTGAGCCGTTTACCGTGACACTTAGGACAAGGCAGTTCCGCCATATATTGGCGCATGCTTTCCCGGATCATATTAGATGAAGAATTGTGGTAGCGGCGTTCGACGTTGTTGGCCACCCCTTCAAAAGTCATATCCTTATCGGTGACATTACCAAACTCATTTTGATAGTTAAAGTGGAATCTTTGGTCACCAGACCCATAGAGGAGCAGGTTTTGTTGGTCTTCACTGAGTTCTTCAAAGGGCTTGTCTTGGGGAATATCAAAGGCCTGGCAAGCTTGGTCCAAAAGGGCCGGATAATAGCCGGAAGCCTTATTATACCAAGGTACCAAGGCCCCCTCTTCTAGCGACTTGGTCTTGTCGGGGACTACAATATCGACGTCCACCTTCATCTTGGAACCAATCCCGTCACACTCTGGACAGCGGCCAAATGGCGCGTTGAAGGAGAAGAGCCGGGGTTCCAGTTCCCCCACCGTGAAACCACAAAGGGGACAAGCATAGTGTTCGGAGAAGAGAATTTCTTCCCCGCCAATAATATCGACCAAGGCATAACCTTCAGTCAGACGCAGGGCGGTTTCTAGGGAGTCTGCTAAACGCGCCCGGATGCCTTCCTTAATCACCAAACGGTCAATGACCACATCAATGTCATGTTTTTTGTTCTTATTGAGTTCCGGCAGGTCCTCCACGTCATACATCTCACCGTCGATACGGACGCGGACATAGCCTTGTTGTTGGACCTTTTCCAGGAGCTTCTTGTGTTGGCCCTTCTTACCATAAACGATGGGCGCCAGGATCTGGATCCGAGTCCGCTCTTCTAAATTCTTGACCCGGTCAATCATCTGGTCGATGGACTGACTTTGGATCTTGGTCCCGTCATTAGGACAAATTGGGTGACCCACCCGGGCAAAAAGTAAACGCAGATAGTCATTGACTTCGGTAATGGTTCCCACGGTGGAACGCGGGTTACGGTTGGTGGTCTTTTGGTCAATGGAAATCGCCGGACTCAAACCATCAATGGAATCGACATCCGCCTTCTTAATATTGCCCAAGAATTGACGGGCAAAAGCTGACAGGGATTCCACATAACGGCGCTGACCCTCGGCATAGAGGGTGTCAAAGGCCAGGGAAGACTTACCTGATCCGGATAGACCGGTAATCACCACCATTTGGTTACGGGGAATGGTCACATCAATATCTTTTAAATTATGAGAGCGTGCACCACGCACGACAATTTCTTCTTTCAAATCGGTCACTTCCTTAATTGAGCAAAAAGGCAGCTTAAAGCTTTTCCCTTTCACTCCTTACTCTGATACAAACTGGTGTTCTGGTAATAGTTTACCATAAATCAAGTCCCAGACCTAGGAAAGCCATCTCAGCAGCACGGTCGGGATTGCACCCCTCATTATAACCAGCCAAGAGACGGAATTAAAGCAAAGGACTCTCTTGTATCTCCTAGATGACCTGATCTATTCTATTTCTTCCAAAATTCCGAAATCAGCTCAGCTAATACTTTGGGATTGTCGACATTGACTTCATGGCCTGCATTTTTTATTAGATTAAGTTCACTATTTTTAATCTGGGCATGAAAATGTCGACTACTCTTGAGATTAAATCGATCTTTTTCTCCACAGATTAATAAGGTCTTACAATCTACTTGTTCTAAATTTGTAGCTATGTTTAAATCCTTCGTTGAGGCTATCAAGCTAACGAATTCATCCTTGGCTAGACCTAATTTTTCAAAAGTTCTTTTGGGCATGAGCCTAAAGATCATTGCCTGGATGTCCATGAGTAATTTGGGAATTTTGTAGGGAACCCCGATTAAAATTAAGGAATTGACCTTGTTAGGGTAATTTTTGGCATAATCTAAAGCCAGTAGTCCCCCTAAAGAAAGGCCACACAAGTTGACCTTGCTATCATAATGATTGATGTGAGTTTCAAACTGATTATAAAGATTTTGGTAAGTGTAGCGGTCATTTTTGACTAATTCAAAGAGATTGGGACAGTGAACCGCCAAATTTTCTTCACCCAAATGCCCTTTCACTGGGTCCCAACTTGTATGGTCTTGGCCTAAACCATGAATTAAAATATTTTTCATCTATCGCCCTCCGTAAATTTGTTTGTAAGTATTATATAATCTATTATTTCATATCAGCTAACAAAACCAAATATAGACTTAAAATCGGCCTTATTACCTATGACAATTGTTATATTTATTGCTTTAATATAAGTAATAAACACAAGAAGGTAGAGGATTATGACTAAAGTATTATCCGCTAGATTAATCAAAATTGGTAATAGTCAAGCGATTATTTTAAGTAAAACTGCTTCCGAACTCGCAAACTTTCACGTGGGTGAGCCTGGGACTTTTGTCACACTCTTTAGGACGCTTAATCCCAACATCTACCATGATTTATCTTTTTCTTCTCATTTTTAATCCATTTCAACAATATCGGCTGCGCCCATGCCACCACAAAAAAGCCGCTGACTTTCGCCAGCGACTCTAGTGAATTTGACTGCTGTCACAGTCTATTTAAAACGTGTTCCAGTCACACTCTACTCAAACGTGTTCCAGTCACAGGACGACCGTCCGCTTCACACAGGGTGTGAGACTTGGCGCCTAGACTTGGATGATTGGAGCAAGTCAGAATAAAAGCGAAACATTCGCTTGTTTCTGACTTGTGAAATCACTCCAAGTCTGCCAAGTCAAACCCAACTAAAAACTGGTAACGCTCAGACTAGTTGAGTTCGTACGCCAGACTTGAAGTTGCTTCAGAAAATTCCAACGCTCAGACTAGCTGAGCTTATGGTATTTTCCTCCAGCAATTCAAGTCTTTTGACGGCGTACTCACATCCTTATAACTGAGCTTATACCAGTTTTCTCCAGCGATTTCGTCCTTTATTGTGACTGTCACACTCTACTTCTCTTTCTTAATCCCGTAAGAATCAACTAATTCAACGGTCCGTTCTTCCCCTTCGTGGAGGTTACCGCTCATTTCATAGAATTCGATTAAGAATTCATCTTCGGTGACGGTGTAAACCGCGAAGTTTTGGTTTTGGGATTGACGGAAGTTTTCGTGTTTGTGGTCGAATTTTGGTGATTCGTCGGGTTGTTTAGCCACATCGAAGAGACCGTTCCAGAGCTCAACATCATCTTCAGTCATCCAGTCTAATTTAGGACGGACTTTGTGAACATGGTCAGCCCCCTTCATGTAGATGGCATCATAGGCCTTAGTTCCTGAGGTATTCGGGATGATGTAGGTCACGCCTTCTGGGTTCACGTGGTATTCCACCCCATCTTTTTCGACTTTTTCGGTGTCTTCAACTTCCCCATAAGAGAAGTTATCGGAGGTGTAAACCAGGGACTTAGTCCGGGTTAAGTTGTGGTCGTGACCTTGGAGAACCACATCAACATCGAGTTCGTCCGCTAATTTAGCGAATTCTTCCCGGGTCACTTGAACGTCCTCATCTTGGAGGGCGTGGTAGGAAGCTGAGTAAATGGGTTTGTGGTAGGCCAGGATGATCCAGTTAGCTCCTGCATCACGGGCTGCTTGGATATCTTGCTTGGCCCATTCCATTTGTTCCTTACCGATAGCGCCTTGTTCAGGATTATCTTCCGATTCCTTATTGTCGTTGGTGTTTAAGACCACAAAGTGAGCGCCGTTGTAGTCGTAGGAATAGTAGGAGCCCCCGGTCATAGCATCGTTAGTAATTGGCACATTGGTATGTTCGTTGAAGGCGGTTAAGTCCTTTTCATCCCCTAGAACCGTGTATTCATCGTGGTTACCTGGGGTGTAGGCATGAGGTAAGTGGAGGTTTTGGTCTTGAGACATATCCAAGTTGTCTACCCACTCATCTTCCACTTCGGCCACTTCAACAAAGTCCCCAGTATGGAGGGCAAAGTCTGCGTCTGGCGCAACTTCTAGGGCATGGGCTAAAGTATCGGCCCCGTAAGCGGCCTCGTTATTGACATTAGCATTCCAATAAGCATTCTGGGTATCGGTATAGTGGATAAATTGGAAAGGCTCGCCCTTTTCACCGGAAGTTCTAAAGGATCCAGTCTTAGAATAGCCCCCCTCGTCAGAACCGACTTGGTAG
The nucleotide sequence above comes from Aerococcus urinae. Encoded proteins:
- a CDS encoding exonuclease SbcCD subunit D, with translation MKIIHTSDWHIGKIVNDRSMLADQEVVLHQLIDEFKALVPDLVIIAGDFYDRSLPSRDSVRLANDLIDRLMVELACPVAIIAGNHDAGERIAYGARAYERQNVHLAGLPQKVPQHVDLPGARVYLLPYADYQVIRELYQDPSIDSLEKAAAKQVQAITDQEAFDPDRLNLIVYHGYVTSSSLEEAGADLEESESERPLSIGTTEYVPSRVFQAFDYVALGHLHGAQRVKGENVRYSGSPLKYSKSEAHHHKQYLELDLTKESIQVTKHMIQPKHDVRVIKTSFDQALTGQSEDYIYFELTDQTPVHDGMNRLRDKYPNIMNLEYVNIGQVSAQIEGKISKDKLSRQVADPLELFADFYQETLGQPLTETQSQAVETAWLAAQKDQEDD
- the uvrA gene encoding excinuclease ABC subunit UvrA — its product is MKEEIVVRGARSHNLKDIDVTIPRNQMVVITGLSGSGKSSLAFDTLYAEGQRRYVESLSAFARQFLGNIKKADVDSIDGLSPAISIDQKTTNRNPRSTVGTITEVNDYLRLLFARVGHPICPNDGTKIQSQSIDQMIDRVKNLEERTRIQILAPIVYGKKGQHKKLLEKVQQQGYVRVRIDGEMYDVEDLPELNKNKKHDIDVVIDRLVIKEGIRARLADSLETALRLTEGYALVDIIGGEEILFSEHYACPLCGFTVGELEPRLFSFNAPFGRCPECDGIGSKMKVDVDIVVPDKTKSLEEGALVPWYNKASGYYPALLDQACQAFDIPQDKPFEELSEDQQNLLLYGSGDQRFHFNYQNEFGNVTDKDMTFEGVANNVERRYHNSSSNMIRESMRQYMAELPCPKCHGKRLNERALAVKVEGLDIAEVTEKAIGQVIEFFKDLDLEDQDEKIARPIMEELHARLGFLDEVGLDYLTLDRNAGSLSGGEAQRIRLATQIGSNLSGIMYVLDEPSIGLHQRDNDRLIRSLKRMRDLGNTLIVVEHDEDTMRQADYLIDMGPGAGAHGGEVVSAGTPEEVAQDPDSLTGQYLSGKQAIEVPKKRRKTDKGWLEVKGAAANNLKDVDVKFPLGCFNLITGVSGSGKSSLVNEVVKKYLLRHLNRAQVVPGKVKAIEGYESLDKVIDIDQSPIGRTPRSNPATYTSVFDDIRDLFAQTNEAKLRGYKKGRFSFNVKGGRCEACKGDGIVKVEMNFLPDIYVPCEVCKGTRYNAETLEVHYKGKNIAEVLDMRVDEALEFFQSIPKIHRKLQAIADVGLGYVALGQPAPSLSGGEAQRMKLASELQRVASGNTIYILDEPTTGLHSHDIKRLIGVLQRLVDEGNTVLVIEHNLDVIKTADYIVDLGPEGGDGGGTIVATGTPEKVAKNKDSYTGQYLKPLLKKK
- a CDS encoding purple acid phosphatase family protein; amino-acid sequence: MHWDDRIKKVGLLLTSIFVLGACAETNDNSDNASADSAVEESVASGDNSSQESAKESKDSKEGKGSEEVDPVYGEENGLDLIELQDDKPEVAPVPVNNEPNRIATNLLEETTDAMGFNWYTTDKMPDAKVKVSKSEDMSDPVEFAAEATEVTSEYAERDKDGYYIYAAAKKDDEGNFIVDENGAPKEVEGYFTDEQITPDNTEWTSEGSSLGYLELQDVTEYSYKAEADDLEPDTQYYYQVGSDEGGYSKTGSFRTSGEKGEPFQFIHYTDTQNAYWNANVNNEAAYGADTLAHALEVAPDADFALHTGDFVEVAEVEDEWVDNLDMSQDQNLHLPHAYTPGNHDEYTVLGDEKDLTAFNEHTNVPITNDAMTGGSYYSYDYNGAHFVVLNTNDNKESEDNPEQGAIGKEQMEWAKQDIQAARDAGANWIILAYHKPIYSASYHALQDEDVQVTREEFAKLADELDVDVVLQGHDHNLTRTKSLVYTSDNFSYGEVEDTEKVEKDGVEYHVNPEGVTYIIPNTSGTKAYDAIYMKGADHVHKVRPKLDWMTEDDVELWNGLFDVAKQPDESPKFDHKHENFRQSQNQNFAVYTVTEDEFLIEFYEMSGNLHEGEERTVELVDSYGIKKEK
- a CDS encoding alpha/beta fold hydrolase — encoded protein: MKNILIHGLGQDHTSWDPVKGHLGEENLAVHCPNLFELVKNDRYTYQNLYNQFETHINHYDSKVNLCGLSLGGLLALDYAKNYPNKVNSLILIGVPYKIPKLLMDIQAMIFRLMPKRTFEKLGLAKDEFVSLIASTKDLNIATNLEQVDCKTLLICGEKDRFNLKSSRHFHAQIKNSELNLIKNAGHEVNVDNPKVLAELISEFWKK